The stretch of DNA GCAACGTTTCGACTGGGTGTCGCTGATAGGGTTCGCCCCGCACGCCTCGGCACGCCAGGCGGGGGAGGCTACCACCGCGGTCGCTTTGAGCAACTGGCGCGCCTCCCAGAAATACTGCCCGCGCTGCGGTTCCCGGGTCGTGCCGGCCATGGCCGGATGGGCCCAGCGTTGCGTCAACGAAGGCTGCAAGGCTCATCGCTCTCCGCTGTTTGCCCGAATCGAGCCGGCCGTCATCGTCTCCATCGTCGACGGGAAGGGCCGATTGCTGCTGCAGCATAACCGGGCATGGAAGGATCCGTCGCATTACTCGGTGTGCGCGGGGTTCGTCGAGGCCGGCGAAAACCTCGAGCACGCCGTCAAGCGTGAGGTGGCCGAGGAAACGGGGCTTGCGCTCGGCGAGGTGAAGTATCTGGGGAGCCAGCCCTGGCCGTTCCCCGGTTCGCTGATGGTCGCGTTCAAGGCGCGGGCGCTCGGCACGCAGGTCTCGGTGGATGGCGGCGAAACCCTTGATGCCCGTTTCCTCTCCAGAGACGAATTCAGAGAAGCTCTGATTGTCGGCCGGATAGCGGCGCCCGGCAAGGCTACTGTCGCCCGTTATATGATCGAGGAGTGGTACGGGCAGGAACTGTAGTGCGAAAACCGATAATTGTTGTCATCGTAAGTATTTAGATACCGTGTGATGATCTGTTTAGGCGTTTTGTTTTTCGCTATCTGGTGAACGGCTTCGTTTGACGCTTTCTGCAATGCCGTGACGTCATATCTTTAGGATAATCTTGTACGTCAGTACGCCGAGAAGGGTATGTGGAGGAAGAATGGACAACGTGAACAACAGCGGCAATGAGCCTGAGGCATTGACGAGCGAGCTCAGCCAAGCCGATATTGCCGCACTCGGCATCAGTGCTCAGGCGCAGCATGAAAAGCCGGATAAGCGCCGTCTGGCCATCATCATCGCAGCCGTGGTGCTGGCGGTGCTCGCAGTCGCGTTGATCGCATCATTCTTCACTGCCCGCTGGTATTACAAAGACAAGGCGGCGCCGGGTGTCCGTCTCGGCAATGTGGCCGTGGCCGGGCAGAACGCCGCGCAATTGAAGCAGACCGTCGATCACGAGGTCCAGAACTCGAAGCTCGCCATCAGCGACGGGCAGGGCAAGAAGGCCACCGCCGGTTTCAAGGATCTGGGTGTGAACGTCGACGTCGATAAGACGGTGCGCAATCTCATGGCCGCCAAGGGCGATGGGGCCGGCCGTGTCGTTCCCTTCTCCAAAGCCAGCGTCAAGCTTGTCGCCAAGACGGACGACCTGCCCATCGACACATACTTGACCAAGACCTTTGTCAAAGACAGCGACCAGGCCGTTC from Bifidobacterium sp. ESL0800 encodes:
- the nudC gene encoding NAD(+) diphosphatase — its product is MAASFSSLALTQVLPFLPLAQGDIDYQTERRSDPDLIADVLSQPSTSVIFVRDGLVAVPDGQAARVDFETAKMRLAGVPGQYILRALTGQPGEGADDAKAQAKGVAASEGDPGIGENIGDTIDETANRLGIIPVFLGSYGAGSEHPQSVVALDVSVFASRISEPGDGGNPQAERNQVLQRALQRFDWVSLIGFAPHASARQAGEATTAVALSNWRASQKYCPRCGSRVVPAMAGWAQRCVNEGCKAHRSPLFARIEPAVIVSIVDGKGRLLLQHNRAWKDPSHYSVCAGFVEAGENLEHAVKREVAEETGLALGEVKYLGSQPWPFPGSLMVAFKARALGTQVSVDGGETLDARFLSRDEFREALIVGRIAAPGKATVARYMIEEWYGQEL